The following coding sequences are from one Halobaculum marinum window:
- a CDS encoding halocyanin domain-containing protein, protein MSNSRTPSATRRTVLRTALATGAAAAGGAAATPAAAQSGGGLAEWFSNTGNYDGVVDETGSGSVTVQVGSEANGGAYGFSPAAVRVDPGTTVTWEWTGNGGSHNVVDEGGAFESELVGESGHTFEHTFEETGVYRYACTPHKAMGMKGAVVVGDAEVGGGGGDGEGGGSSTDSGASGESTATATDEATNTTAAGGASGSGGSDVGDAPAYLLVGGGIAAAISPLVFGLVMAVLGDGYGPDPDGTGGYRTNGESDSRREER, encoded by the coding sequence ATGTCGAACTCCCGAACACCATCGGCGACGCGACGGACCGTACTCCGAACGGCGCTGGCGACCGGAGCGGCAGCGGCAGGCGGCGCGGCGGCGACGCCAGCGGCGGCGCAGTCCGGCGGTGGGCTGGCCGAGTGGTTCTCGAACACGGGGAACTACGACGGCGTCGTCGACGAGACTGGGAGTGGATCGGTCACCGTCCAGGTCGGGTCGGAGGCGAACGGCGGCGCGTACGGGTTCAGCCCCGCGGCGGTGCGCGTCGACCCCGGAACGACTGTGACGTGGGAGTGGACCGGTAACGGGGGGTCACACAACGTCGTCGACGAGGGCGGCGCCTTCGAATCCGAATTGGTCGGAGAGTCGGGCCACACGTTCGAGCACACCTTCGAGGAGACCGGCGTCTACCGCTACGCCTGCACCCCGCACAAGGCGATGGGGATGAAGGGCGCTGTCGTCGTTGGCGACGCCGAAGTCGGTGGCGGGGGCGGCGACGGTGAGGGCGGCGGGTCCTCGACAGACAGCGGCGCGAGCGGGGAGTCGACAGCCACCGCGACCGACGAAGCGACGAACACGACCGCCGCAGGCGGGGCGAGCGGGTCGGGGGGGAGCGACGTGGGCGACGCGCCGGCGTACCTGCTCGTCGGCGGCGGGATCGCGGCCGCCATCTCCCCGCTCGTGTTCGGCCTGGTGATGGCCGTCCTCGGTGACGGATACGGGCCCGACCCGGATGGCACGGGTGGCTACCGAACCAACGGCGAGAGCGACAGTCGCCGCGAGGAGAGGTGA
- a CDS encoding helix-turn-helix domain-containing protein has product MARAKLRVTLPEDTWVGAVSRDHSDARLSVLSVLPTGEGRGVTLVSLQADDAPAVVRDIEHHDLVEEVELQRAAEDVREVVIRVETTDPRLLKPLRDSRLPVEFPLVVSEGVAEVTVAGSRERLSALATALEATGMEFSVGYVHDALDAEDLLTEPQRDLLVAAIDAGYYDTPRDATLTELADQHGIAKSTASERLHRAEGKVIKRFAEDALGLDPEVPTGLSAGER; this is encoded by the coding sequence GTGGCGCGCGCGAAACTCCGAGTGACGCTGCCGGAGGACACCTGGGTCGGAGCGGTGTCGCGCGACCACTCCGACGCACGGCTCTCGGTGCTGTCGGTGCTGCCGACCGGGGAGGGTCGCGGGGTGACGCTGGTGAGCCTCCAGGCCGACGACGCGCCCGCGGTCGTCCGCGACATCGAGCACCACGACCTGGTGGAGGAAGTAGAGCTCCAGCGCGCCGCCGAGGACGTCCGTGAGGTCGTCATCCGCGTCGAGACGACCGACCCGCGACTGTTGAAGCCGCTGCGCGACTCGCGGCTCCCCGTGGAGTTCCCCCTGGTCGTCTCGGAGGGCGTCGCCGAGGTGACGGTCGCGGGATCGCGCGAACGGCTGTCGGCGCTGGCGACGGCGCTGGAGGCGACGGGCATGGAGTTCAGCGTCGGGTACGTCCACGACGCGCTCGACGCAGAGGACCTGCTCACCGAGCCACAGCGCGACCTGCTCGTGGCGGCCATCGATGCTGGATACTACGACACACCCCGCGATGCAACCCTGACCGAGTTGGCCGACCAGCACGGCATCGCGAAGTCGACCGCCAGCGAGCGACTCCACCGCGCGGAGGGGAAGGTGATCAAACGATTCGCCGAGGACGCCCTCGGCCTCGACCCAGAGGTGCCGACAGGCCTGTCGGCGGGGGAGCGATGA
- a CDS encoding DUF2249 domain-containing protein → MNGDGSESGTGDAPGPWGVAPTAVTTVDDLSSDLREDLGVPEGRAATGIDVRSAPPPEPLTDTVAALTETDDTTVLFQRNDRVPVHLFDRLDERGYEHASVERDGEALTAVWRE, encoded by the coding sequence ATGAACGGCGACGGCTCCGAATCGGGGACCGGCGACGCACCCGGACCGTGGGGCGTCGCCCCGACGGCGGTCACGACCGTCGACGACCTCTCGAGCGACCTGCGAGAGGACCTCGGTGTCCCCGAGGGCAGGGCGGCTACGGGCATCGACGTGCGGTCGGCGCCGCCGCCAGAGCCACTCACCGACACCGTCGCAGCGCTGACGGAGACCGACGATACGACCGTGCTCTTCCAGCGCAACGACCGCGTCCCGGTCCACCTGTTCGACCGGCTCGACGAGCGTGGGTACGAACACGCCAGCGTCGAGCGCGACGGCGAGGCGTTGACTGCCGTCTGGCGCGAGTGA
- a CDS encoding CGCGG family putative rSAM-modified RiPP protein, with protein sequence MTANTDAATGADPHTDSDDDERHDTSWSAKLEEPRHADDEALVCEEAIDAVERTTVGVHVNLVTHGDLGHPETYLYPALSDRFGDDVDWTFVDRCGCGGYVTRVTKES encoded by the coding sequence ATGACGGCGAACACCGACGCCGCGACCGGAGCGGACCCGCACACGGACAGCGACGACGACGAGCGCCACGACACGTCGTGGTCGGCGAAACTGGAGGAGCCGCGCCACGCCGACGACGAGGCGCTCGTGTGCGAGGAAGCGATAGACGCCGTCGAGCGGACGACCGTCGGCGTCCACGTCAACCTCGTCACCCACGGCGACCTCGGCCACCCGGAGACGTACCTCTACCCCGCGCTGAGCGATCGCTTCGGCGACGACGTGGACTGGACCTTCGTCGACCGCTGCGGCTGTGGCGGCTACGTGACCCGCGTCACGAAGGAGTCGTAG
- a CDS encoding nitric-oxide reductase large subunit, with protein MRVTRRSLAKALVVAFVVNLVVMGAGAYLAYQEAPPIPDRVVGPDGETIATEAQIQDGKAAFQRDGLMNHGSILGNGAYFGPDYTADALDLKVDAMRTYYAEERYGESYADLTDEEQASVDATVENELSDGTPGDGTIEHSAAEAYAHQQVRETYVERYHEGSNERGVPANMIDSEEDARRFADFALWTAWFSHTDRPGADHSFTNDWPYQPAAGNTPGASAMTWSVVAMVLLVAGAGIGVWLYKSIDLPEPSTEGVDVPHPDDVDLLPSQSAALWFVPVAALLFLAQTLLGGLLAHFYIERHAFFGVESILGVDILQLLPFAMAKTWHIDLGILWIATLWLGAGLFLPPLLTGYEPSNQARYVKGLLVALVVVAVGGLTGIWLGSHGYIDGDLWWILGNEGLEYLEVGKLWQVGLLAGFLGWAYLAARGLKPLLDREEPYGLAHMILYAGGSIALLFTAGFMFTPQTNIAVTEFWRWWVVHMWVEGAFEFFIVAVVGMTLVSMNLLRRRSAEKAVMVEALLVMGSGVIGVSHHYWWIGMPDLWIPIGSVFSTLELIPLVVILLEALNEYRALATSGESFPYTLPFMFIIASGLWNFVGAGVLGFFINLPLINYYEHGTYLTVGHAHAAMFGAFGFLALGMATYVLRFTIRDWSGRRLRWAFWLWNVGLALMVFVSVLPVGFLQLEVAFTGTYDAARSLAFYERPLVQTLFWARLPGDTMIIAGTALFAYDVAAKLRTRRVADDADSVVTTGAVRAFLSDD; from the coding sequence ATGCGAGTGACCAGACGATCTCTGGCGAAGGCGCTGGTCGTCGCCTTCGTCGTCAACCTCGTCGTGATGGGCGCGGGGGCGTACCTCGCGTACCAGGAGGCGCCGCCGATCCCAGACCGGGTCGTCGGCCCCGACGGCGAGACGATTGCCACTGAAGCACAGATCCAAGACGGCAAGGCGGCGTTCCAGCGGGACGGCCTGATGAACCACGGGTCGATCCTCGGCAACGGTGCGTACTTCGGGCCGGACTACACGGCTGACGCGCTGGACCTCAAGGTCGACGCGATGCGGACGTACTACGCCGAGGAGCGCTACGGGGAGTCGTACGCCGACCTCACCGACGAGGAACAGGCGTCGGTCGACGCGACCGTCGAGAACGAACTGTCCGACGGCACGCCGGGTGACGGCACCATCGAGCACTCGGCCGCCGAGGCGTATGCCCACCAGCAGGTGCGCGAGACGTACGTCGAGCGCTACCACGAGGGGTCGAACGAGCGCGGCGTCCCCGCGAACATGATCGACAGCGAGGAAGACGCCCGTCGCTTCGCCGACTTCGCGCTGTGGACCGCGTGGTTCTCGCACACCGACCGTCCGGGCGCCGACCACAGTTTCACGAACGATTGGCCGTACCAGCCCGCTGCGGGCAACACGCCGGGTGCCTCGGCGATGACGTGGAGCGTCGTCGCGATGGTGCTGCTCGTCGCCGGCGCGGGGATCGGCGTGTGGCTGTACAAGTCGATCGACCTCCCCGAGCCGTCGACCGAGGGGGTCGACGTGCCACATCCCGACGACGTCGACCTGCTACCCAGCCAGTCTGCCGCGCTGTGGTTCGTCCCCGTCGCGGCACTGTTGTTCCTCGCACAGACGTTGCTCGGGGGCCTCCTCGCGCACTTCTACATCGAGCGCCACGCGTTCTTCGGCGTCGAGTCGATCCTCGGGGTCGACATCCTCCAACTGCTCCCGTTCGCGATGGCGAAGACGTGGCACATCGACCTCGGTATCCTGTGGATAGCGACGCTGTGGCTCGGGGCCGGGTTGTTCCTCCCGCCGCTGCTCACCGGCTACGAGCCGTCGAACCAGGCGCGCTACGTGAAGGGGCTGCTCGTCGCCCTGGTCGTCGTCGCCGTCGGCGGGCTGACGGGCATCTGGCTCGGTTCGCACGGCTACATCGACGGCGACCTCTGGTGGATCCTCGGCAACGAGGGCTTGGAGTACCTCGAAGTCGGGAAACTGTGGCAGGTGGGCCTGCTCGCGGGCTTCCTCGGCTGGGCGTACCTCGCGGCCCGCGGTCTGAAGCCGCTGCTCGACCGCGAGGAGCCGTACGGGCTCGCCCACATGATCCTGTACGCGGGTGGATCGATCGCCCTCCTGTTCACCGCGGGGTTCATGTTCACGCCGCAGACGAACATCGCGGTGACGGAGTTCTGGCGCTGGTGGGTCGTCCACATGTGGGTCGAGGGCGCCTTCGAGTTCTTCATCGTCGCCGTCGTCGGCATGACGCTGGTGTCGATGAACCTCTTGCGGCGCCGGTCGGCCGAGAAGGCCGTGATGGTCGAGGCGCTGCTCGTGATGGGGTCGGGCGTCATCGGCGTCAGCCACCACTACTGGTGGATCGGGATGCCCGACCTGTGGATCCCAATCGGCAGCGTGTTCTCGACGCTGGAACTGATCCCGCTGGTCGTCATCCTGCTGGAGGCGCTCAACGAGTACCGCGCGCTCGCGACCAGCGGCGAGTCGTTCCCGTACACCCTGCCGTTCATGTTCATCATCGCGTCGGGGCTGTGGAACTTCGTCGGCGCCGGCGTGCTCGGCTTCTTCATCAACCTCCCGCTGATCAACTACTACGAGCACGGCACGTACCTCACGGTGGGTCACGCCCACGCGGCGATGTTCGGCGCGTTCGGATTCCTCGCCCTCGGCATGGCGACGTACGTGCTCCGCTTCACGATCCGCGACTGGAGCGGTCGTCGCCTCCGCTGGGCGTTCTGGCTGTGGAACGTCGGCCTCGCGCTGATGGTGTTCGTCTCGGTGCTCCCAGTCGGTTTCCTCCAACTGGAGGTGGCGTTCACCGGGACGTACGACGCCGCGCGCTCGCTGGCGTTCTACGAGCGCCCGCTCGTCCAGACGCTGTTCTGGGCGCGCCTCCCCGGTGACACGATGATCATCGCGGGCACGGCGCTGTTCGCGTACGACGTGGCCGCGAAGCTCCGCACGCGCCGCGTGGCCGACGACGCCGACAGCGTCGTCACCACCGGCGCTGTGCGGGCGTTCTTGAGCGACGACTGA
- a CDS encoding MoaD/ThiS family protein has product MSSVTPEPTESPDERAVTTVEVRGTGRLYDALPTSRFEFSFEGTTLREFLDAFLDEYDVADLLIAETPEDAVAPGWAPAPETLPADFRANPEGERTRRYARICVNGRFNEQLDGFDTELSDGDRVALMYPFMFCC; this is encoded by the coding sequence ATGAGCTCTGTGACGCCGGAGCCTACGGAATCGCCCGACGAGCGCGCCGTCACGACCGTCGAGGTCCGCGGCACAGGCCGCCTGTACGACGCGTTACCCACCTCGCGCTTCGAGTTCTCCTTCGAGGGGACGACGCTGCGGGAGTTCCTCGACGCGTTCCTCGACGAGTACGACGTGGCCGACCTGCTCATCGCGGAGACGCCCGAGGACGCCGTCGCCCCTGGGTGGGCACCCGCCCCAGAGACACTCCCGGCGGACTTCCGTGCGAACCCCGAGGGTGAGCGCACCCGGCGGTACGCTCGGATCTGCGTGAACGGCCGCTTCAACGAACAACTCGACGGCTTCGACACGGAACTGTCCGACGGCGACCGCGTCGCGCTCATGTACCCGTTCATGTTCTGCTGTTAG